ATGGTAAGTGTGCCACCGTCTTCAAACGTCGTGGTGTCAATGTAGACAACGGTGTAGTCTTGATGCACCGCTACCGGGGTGCGAAAGGTGTCCACCACTTCTTGTGAAGATTGTTCAGGTGTGAGGATAGTGTCGCCCAATCCTGGACGTTTTCCTTCCAGGGACGCTGTGAGAAAAAACAGATACGCTGCTATCTCGTCTTCAAACTCGCCCAAGCAATCGGGAAATTCGTTATAGTCTATGCCCCCGAGCGGTTCAAATTCATGTGAGATAACCAAACAGTCCACCGGTGAACCTTTTTTCCAACTTTTTATAATTGCTTGTGCCAAGGCGTGTGTTGTGTCAAACGTCTTACCTTCACGCTCGCGTCGCCTTGCGATCGGTTCTCGCAAACTCGGGGTGCGTCCTAATTCCGCATTCGGGACCCACGTGTTGATGAAATTTTCGTTCAAAAATGTTATGATTCGATCTTCAGAGAGCTCACCTGCTCTCAGGCATTTGCCACTCCCTCAGCACGCCTCGTCGAAGAGCGGTCCATCTATTGAGATAACATGGATCGGTTTGTGTTGTGTCGGTGCTCTCTCCAACGCTTCCTCCAGCGATACCCAGTTAATTTGCTGAAATTTGTAAAAACGCGCGGATAGTACGCGTTCCGCTGCTGCCTGCGTAATTGACGCCGTGAATTCGCCATTGTGAGGGGGGGTGTCAGTACAGAGTTCCATCTGTGGACAATAGCCGATTTCCGCAAAAGTTCCGCCATCTTCTTGCGTCCAACCCGCATCAAAGTTCAGTGTCGTTGGCGGCACGTACATTTTAAAGGAGACAACCTTCTCTCGAATGTGGTCGATAACCAAGTGTCCGGTAAATTGGGACGGCGTAAACTTACCGCTCTCCATGATGAATTCTGCATGAACACGGAACACAATTTCAGCGAGTTCGTCATTATGAGCGCGCAAGCATGCCCACAACCCACGAGAATCGCCCGAATCAATCATCAGTTTCAGTTTAGGACGGGGATAGAGTTGCTTCAGTAACGTTCGCGCGCCTTCTTCTTGAATCTCCCAACATTCACCCACCGCAATTGGTTCCGATGGCAAAAATGCTTGAAAAACCGAAGCAGGATATTGCTTTTCGGGTTCAGCGACCTGAAAGTTCGCTAACTCGTCCCATTCCACGTGGAAGTTATATTGTGTGTATTCGATCGGTGCGATGTAACCTTTGACGTTGACTTCTGCGCCCCCGCTAAGATTAAGTGTGATTTTGCTTCCTAAGGTTTCCATTTCACTTCTCCACTACAGAAATTTTTGCGTGAAAAGCGTTTATGCACGGTTCGTCTTTCACCCAAACTCCAATAACACCTAACTTAAATAATTGACCCTTGTCGAAACCATGCTCAATTTGACGGGTGTCCCCGGGTTCACCCCATACCCAAGTAATCTTGTCTTTAGGTACTGTTTCTTCTGTGGAAAGTTCTTTATCGCCATCAAGCAAATAGAACGCCGCTTCACTATCTTCTCTACCGATTTCAACGTCAATGGTGAGGATGCCACCGTTTCCAAAGGCTGTGGTATCAATCACAACAACAGTCCAGTCCTGATGCCCTACAGTCGGTCCCCGAAAAACGTCCACCACTGTCTGCGGATGAAGTTGCTTCAGCAACTCCAGAGCACCCGCGTGCTTAATCTCCCAAGGTACACCGATAGAGATGGCTGCCTGAGGAAGAAAGTCGCAGAAAATTGAGGTGGGATACTGTTTTTCTGGTTCAGCGACTCGCAGATTTGCCAACGTATCCCAGTCTACATGGAAGTTGTATTGTGTATATTCAATCGGCGCGATGAAACCCTTGACAGACACTTCTGCGTCACTATCAAGACTGAGTATGATTTTGTTGTCAGAAGTTTTCATTTTTATCCATCCTGCGTCGTTCTTGGGATGATGTCGTGAACACCGCCTTCACGGATACTTGCTGAAGAGACTAACACGAATCTCGCTTTTTGACGGAACTCCGGTAGGGATATCGCGCCACAATTACACATAAGCGATCGGATTTTTGCGAGGGTCGTTGTCAAACTATCGTTCATTTTTCCTGCGTAAGGGACATAGGCATCAGCACCCTCCTCGAACAACAATTCTGGACCTCCGCCCTCGTGGTAACGCTGCCAATTGGCGGCTCGCTTTGTTCCTTCGCCCCAATACTCTTTCACTGTATTCATACCCAATTTTCTTATCTTACTTGGACTTTCATCAAATCTTGCGAAATATCTGCCCATCATCACGAAATCAGCCCCCATGGCAAGCGCCAAACCGATATGATAATCTTGGAAGATGCCACCATCTGAGCAAAGTGGGACGTAAACACCGGTTTCCTTCAAATACAGGTCCCTTTGCCGAGCGACTTCAATGAGGGCGGTCGCTTGCCCACGCCCAATGCCTTTCTGTTCCCTCGTTATACAAATAGCACCGCCACCGATACCTACTTTTATAAAATCAGCACCCGCTTCCACCAGATACATAAATGCATCTCCGTGAACGACATTCCCGCCGCCCACTTTCACAGTCCCATCGTATGTATCTTTAATGAATTTTATGGTGTCCGATTGCCATTCCGTATACCCTTCAGAAGAATCAACACAAATAATATCGACACCCGCGGCGACCAATGCTGGCACTCTTTCCTTATAATCTCTTGTATTAATTCCGGCACCAACGACGAGTCTTTTCTGGGAATCTATGGATTCAAGGGGATTTTTCTTATGGTCGTCGTAATCTTTCCTGAAGACCAAGTGTAACAGTTTACGATTTTCATCAACAATCGGTAGACAATTTATCTTGTGTTCCCAAATGAGGTCGTTGGCCTCTTCAATCGTAATTCCCTTTCGACCCACGATCAGTTGAGAAAAGGGAGTCATTAATTCGCTGACTTTCGTATTTAAATCCACCCGACTCAACCTATAATCCTTATCCGTTATGAGTCCGAGTAACTCCCCTGCGGGGGAACCATCCTCGGTTATAGGAATCGTCGAGTGTCCTGTTTCTTGGGTGAGTTCCACGACATCTGCTATTGTGCTATTACACTTTAAATTTGAGTCGCTGACAACAAAGCCTGCTTTGTGGTTTTTAACGGCTCGGACCATTGCTGTCTGCTCTTCAATGCTTTGGGATCCGTAAATAAAGGATATTCCGCCCTGTCGCGCCAGAGCGATTGCCAAATTGTGATTCGAAACAGCCTGCATGATTGCAGAAGCAAACGGGATATTCACTTCCAGAGAAGGGTATTGTCCTACTTTAAATTTCACCAAAGGGGTTCTCAGGACAACGTTTTCAGGGATACACTCCTTCGTGGTTAAGTTAGGTAAAAGCAAGTATTCGCTGAAAGTCCGGCTTGCTTCAGGAAAAAAGTGAGCCATTGTTCATTCCTCCTGTCAAAAAAGTCTGAACTATGATTTCTGTGATTTTCGACCAAAAACCCCTTTAAGCAATTTTCGGTATTAAATATGCACATTGTCTGTCGATGACGGGCGGGGAAACCCCGCCCCTACGGGGTCGAGATCTAACCGAGAATCAAAAAAACGGCAATTTATTATTGAATATTGCTAAAGTCACAAGAATCATATCAATCCCGGTCAGATTTGGGTTAGCACATAATTACGCCAATTCGGAAACAATGGTGCATAATTCCGAGATGTCATCGATAGCGGTCCCTTGCCAGTTTTCGACATCCGGTCGGTGTGGATCGTAGACATCCGATAAATCGGCACGTTTTAGTATCGGGAACATGCCGACCGCTGCCGCACCTGTCAATTCTTCACCACTTCCATCCCCAACGTAGAGGCATTCTTGTGGTTGGATCTTCAATCGTTCGCACGCTATCTCGTAAATGCGACGTGAGGGTTTTCTTATTCGTTCTTCACATGAGAAAACGGGGACATCAATGTATTGGGACAACGAAGATTGCAAAAAAGCGGATGGGATGGGCGGTCTGCAATTAGTGATAAGACCTAAAAGTAAGCCATCACTTTTTAGTGTGTCTAATGTTTCTAAGACTTTGGGTTCGATGATGAGCGTGCTCTCTGAGAATTCATGATGTAGAGTGGCAGCCCGCTCAATCTGGGGCGTGTTCACTTCAATACTTAAGCGACAACATACCTCAAGTATATTGTCTTCAACGGCGTAATAGCCGTTTGAGGATTTATCATTGATTGTTTCCAGCATGACTTGCCGGAATTTTGGATATGGAATATTAAGGGATTTTGCCATCTGAACTTGAATTTGGTCGTACGCTTGACTACTGAAATTATCAACCAGTGTACCATACAGATCAAATACAACGGCTGTGTAGGGCATTTTTGTTCCTTATGCTAAAGTTTGGAAAATTTTTAGATGTAATGGGTATATTATGGTTAACCAACGGAGATTCAGTTTCTTCAGATTTTTAAGGAGTACTCGAGGGAACGTTGGACAGTTCGTAGATTGGACTGGATATAGTGGAATCCAACTTGTTCACACTTCAGACTGCAATGAAGGTCCGGTGCGATTAGGGAATTTGGTCTGGGAATAGACCAAATTCGCAGCGCAAGTCGCGTGTGGACTTGCGGGACAATGTATTACATTCCGCACCTACCTGATTACCGGGGCGACAGAATTCAGAAATCCCACTGGCATACGCAATTGATGTCGATGGACAGTAGCGGGACCTATGACGGATTCTGGTTCTCATAAGCGGCAATATCGGCTTCATATTGCAAGGTCCAGCCGATTTCATCCAGTCCATTCAACAGGCAGTATTTCTCAAAATCGCCGATTTCAAAAGTGTGTGCGGTACCATCGGGACAAATTACCGATTGCTTCTCCAAGTCTATCATCAACTGGTATCCCTCAGTGTCATGTGCCTCTTGGCTGAGCGATGCGATAACGTCTGCCGGCAAGGCTATCGGGAGAATACCATTCTTGTAGCAGTTATTCCGAAAAATATCGGCAAATGAGGGGGCGAGAATCGCCTTGAAGCCGTACTGCTGGAGTGCCCACGGGGCATGCTCTCGGGAACTGCCGCAACCGAAGTTCACGCCTGCGATGAGGATACTCACACCTGCGTAGCGTGGGAGATTCAGTACGAACTCTGGGTTCGGATCGCCATTTTCAAGATAGCGCCAGTCGTTAAAGAGAAATTCACCGAAACCGGTTCGCTCAATGCGTTTGAGGAATTGCTTCGGGATAATCTGGTCGGTGTCAACGTTAATTCGGTCGAGTGGGACAACACGTCCCACATGTTCTTTGAATGCTTCCATATTTTTCTCCTAAGGTTTTATTTATCTACTTCAATCGGTTCTTTTCGCCTTATGTCAGTTTGATCGAAATCCTTGTCGAAACTGATGAGTTGCAACTCATATTTCGTAGCGACAGCGTATTGGTAGGCATCATCAAAATCGAGGTTGAATTTCTGGGCTGTCAGGTCAAGTGTTTTAAGATCTTCTGGAGGCAATGAGAGGATACTGGCCCCGTCAACAATTATATCCTCTAAAAACGAGTTAAAGAGCGCGAAATTCTTCAACTTATACAGAATAATACCTATGGAATGAAGCGACAAATCCGTTATGTAGATTGTGCTTAAATCAATATTCTGTAAGAATGATTGGACATCATCGGCTTTGTCTTGCTCTAACAAGGCTTCAAGGAAAATATTGGTATCCGCGAGATACACTAATCCCTCCAATCTGATGCCTTTTTCTGAAGTTCAAGGGCTGTGTACTGGTCACGATACGCTTTTAATCCGCCAATCCATTTCAGGTTTGGTTTTTTTTTCCGTTTTGGATTTTTTTTCGTTAGCAGAAAATCAATAAAATGCAAGGCTTCTTCCTGAAGCTCAGGCGGAAGCTGCCTGATTTTTTCAACGATGATAGATTCCATTGTTACCTCCATATTCCTTATACTTGAGCTGAAAAAATATCCGCCTTCCAATCTTCCGGTTTTCCACACTTCCTACTGAAACTTTCGGATATCCACGAAGTGCCCCGTTACAGCAGTCGCAGCCGCCATCTGTGGACTCACCAAGTGCGTGCGTCCGCCTTTGCCCTGTCTGCCTTCAAAATTCCGGTTCGATGTGCTGGCACAGCGTTGCCCGGGCATCAGGATATCGGGATTCATACCGAGGCACATGCTACAACCGGCTTCACGCCATTCAAAACCGGCGGCACGGAAAATATCGTCGAGCCCTTCCGCCTCCGCTTGGCGTTTGACAGCCTGTGAACCGGGAACGACCATCGCACTCACAGTGTCCGAGACTTTCCTACCTTTGGCGACTTCCGCGGCAACTCGTAGATCGCTGATACGGGAGTTGGTACAACTGCCGATGAAAACTCTATCTACGGCAATATCTGTGATGGGTGTGCCGGGTTTGAGGTCCATATACGCCAATGCGTGTTCGGTAGCAGTCTTTTCGTCGGCTGTCGCCATGTCCGCTGGATCCGGCACGCGTCCCGTTACGTCGGTCACCATCCCCGGGTTTGTGCCCCACGTCACCTGCGGTGCGATTTCTGCGGCATCGAGTTGCAAAGTTCGATCGTAGGTCGCACCATCGTCAGTAGGAAGTTGCTTCCAGCGTTCAACCGCGGCATCGAATGCCTCACCTTTCGGCGCGAAACGTTTGCCAGCGATGTATTCATAGGTCGTATCATCGGGTGCGATCATACCGGCGCGAGCCCCTGCTTCAATCGACATGTTGCAAACGGTCATCCGTTCCTCGATGCTGAGGGCACGGATAGCGGAGCCTGTGTACTCAACGACGGCACCGTTGCCGCCATCAATACCAATGTGTCCAATAATGGAGAGAATGATGTCCTTTGCAGTCACACCGTAGGGGAGTGTGCCGTCAATCCGAATCTCGAAGGTCTCCGATTTCTGTTGCAGGAGACATTGCGTAGCGAGTACGTGCTCAATCTCGCTTGTGCCGATGCCGAAAGCGAGTGCGCCGAGTGCGCCGTGCGTTGAGGTGTGGCTATCCCCGCAAACAAGGGTCTTGCCGGGTTGCGTGATGCCGAGTTCGGGTCCGATGACATGCACAATGCCCTGCTCAGGGCTATCGATGTCATAGAGCGGGATGTCAAATTCAGCGCAATTTTCAGCCAGCGTTTCCATCTGCTTCGCCGCAATCAGATCGGTGACGGGCAACGACCTATCCGTTGTCGGGACGTTGTGATCCATCGTAGCGAACGTCAGATCCGGGCGGCGGACCTTTCGGTTGTTGAGCCTTAACCCCTCAAACGCTTGCGGGGATGTGACTTCGTGAACGAGGTGCGTATCGATATAGAGGATCGGCACCTCATCTGCGGCAGCGCGAACGAGATGCGCCTCCCATATTTTTTCATACATCGTTTGTGTATTCATATTTTGTTTTACCTCTAACTTGTAATGTTTGTGATCTGATTGCCTACGGTTATACGATTCTGGCTTTTTTATCTCCCCATTTCAGGTCAACTGATGGAGCACAAAGATGATCGCGATTATACATTAAAGCAGCCGCAGCCTCATCGTGTCCGCCGTCTTCCAACTCACTGATTTTTTGATTATAGTGTGCAATTACGCGATTGTATACCTCTTCCGCATTCAAACCATCAGCGAACGCTCGATCTATTTCAGAATCACAATCAAAAAAGGCATCAGAAAC
This genomic window from Candidatus Poribacteria bacterium contains:
- a CDS encoding IMP dehydrogenase, giving the protein MAHFFPEASRTFSEYLLLPNLTTKECIPENVVLRTPLVKFKVGQYPSLEVNIPFASAIMQAVSNHNLAIALARQGGISFIYGSQSIEEQTAMVRAVKNHKAGFVVSDSNLKCNSTIADVVELTQETGHSTIPITEDGSPAGELLGLITDKDYRLSRVDLNTKVSELMTPFSQLIVGRKGITIEEANDLIWEHKINCLPIVDENRKLLHLVFRKDYDDHKKNPLESIDSQKRLVVGAGINTRDYKERVPALVAAGVDIICVDSSEGYTEWQSDTIKFIKDTYDGTVKVGGGNVVHGDAFMYLVEAGADFIKVGIGGGAICITREQKGIGRGQATALIEVARQRDLYLKETGVYVPLCSDGGIFQDYHIGLALAMGADFVMMGRYFARFDESPSKIRKLGMNTVKEYWGEGTKRAANWQRYHEGGGPELLFEEGADAYVPYAGKMNDSLTTTLAKIRSLMCNCGAISLPEFRQKARFVLVSSASIREGGVHDIIPRTTQDG
- a CDS encoding HAD family hydrolase produces the protein MPYTAVVFDLYGTLVDNFSSQAYDQIQVQMAKSLNIPYPKFRQVMLETINDKSSNGYYAVEDNILEVCCRLSIEVNTPQIERAATLHHEFSESTLIIEPKVLETLDTLKSDGLLLGLITNCRPPIPSAFLQSSLSQYIDVPVFSCEERIRKPSRRIYEIACERLKIQPQECLYVGDGSGEELTGAAAVGMFPILKRADLSDVYDPHRPDVENWQGTAIDDISELCTIVSELA
- the leuD gene encoding 3-isopropylmalate dehydratase small subunit; its protein translation is MEAFKEHVGRVVPLDRINVDTDQIIPKQFLKRIERTGFGEFLFNDWRYLENGDPNPEFVLNLPRYAGVSILIAGVNFGCGSSREHAPWALQQYGFKAILAPSFADIFRNNCYKNGILPIALPADVIASLSQEAHDTEGYQLMIDLEKQSVICPDGTAHTFEIGDFEKYCLLNGLDEIGWTLQYEADIAAYENQNPS
- a CDS encoding type II toxin-antitoxin system VapC family toxin; protein product: MYLADTNIFLEALLEQDKADDVQSFLQNIDLSTIYITDLSLHSIGIILYKLKNFALFNSFLEDIIVDGASILSLPPEDLKTLDLTAQKFNLDFDDAYQYAVATKYELQLISFDKDFDQTDIRRKEPIEVDK
- a CDS encoding DUF2281 domain-containing protein; translation: MESIIVEKIRQLPPELQEEALHFIDFLLTKKNPKRKKKPNLKWIGGLKAYRDQYTALELQKKASDWRD
- the leuC gene encoding 3-isopropylmalate dehydratase large subunit, with product MNTQTMYEKIWEAHLVRAAADEVPILYIDTHLVHEVTSPQAFEGLRLNNRKVRRPDLTFATMDHNVPTTDRSLPVTDLIAAKQMETLAENCAEFDIPLYDIDSPEQGIVHVIGPELGITQPGKTLVCGDSHTSTHGALGALAFGIGTSEIEHVLATQCLLQQKSETFEIRIDGTLPYGVTAKDIILSIIGHIGIDGGNGAVVEYTGSAIRALSIEERMTVCNMSIEAGARAGMIAPDDTTYEYIAGKRFAPKGEAFDAAVERWKQLPTDDGATYDRTLQLDAAEIAPQVTWGTNPGMVTDVTGRVPDPADMATADEKTATEHALAYMDLKPGTPITDIAVDRVFIGSCTNSRISDLRVAAEVAKGRKVSDTVSAMVVPGSQAVKRQAEAEGLDDIFRAAGFEWREAGCSMCLGMNPDILMPGQRCASTSNRNFEGRQGKGGRTHLVSPQMAAATAVTGHFVDIRKFQ